From the Girardinichthys multiradiatus isolate DD_20200921_A chromosome 22, DD_fGirMul_XY1, whole genome shotgun sequence genome, one window contains:
- the marchf8 gene encoding E3 ubiquitin-protein ligase MARCH8 isoform X3 has product MNMPLHQISVIPRDVTSSRVSGSGKAKDKDKQNEKPLGHSASRSSNISKAGSPTSVNAPCSFSRTSVSPSSQDICSSRDQDTQKQTAVVLLNSNSNTSEGLSVTTLCADSLQGSKCTKQRDWLYLLRPASVTIQPKNSLRFSLSLNDVGQRVDNLCRGLHFIDRTCSEGELDMKPEHAQCPNSKLCSDNPVATPTRESPDAPLSIRTNLHLVPSLTNNHKYMLGNPSDPTPASHPNSLLQPLSAPGSNFLRLLLPFSRSSTSASLQCSELGSYASHLHITKSCSTLLEGTESGFLSQGDDMFEVEHPRLPTKGLSQMATSETISVSGTLLAPLCHMDEDTDLECCSLPLTEKSEPLSNYSLSGDCCRICHCEGDDESPLITPCHCTGSLRFVHQGCLQQWIKSSDTRCCELCKYEFIMETKLKPLRKWEKLQMTASERRKIMCSVTFHVIAITCVVWSLYVLIDRTAEEIKNARRIPGILEWPFWTKLVVVAIGFTGGLVFMYVQCKVYIHLWKRLKAYNRVIFVQNRPDTCKKLALEKPPLMEPSLESKEALAPTQSDTNSSQYTETEEYSMEVLHV; this is encoded by the exons aATGAAAAGCCTCTGGGTCATTCAGCAAGCAGATCTAGCAATATATCAAAG GCAGGGAGCCCGACCTCAGTTAACGCCCCATGCAGTTTCTCAAGGACGTCTGTTTCCCCCTCCAGCCAGGACATCTGCAG CAGTCGGGATCAGGACACTCAGAAACAGActgctgtggttctgctgaactCCAACAGTAACACCTCTGAGGGTCTTTCAGTGACCACCCTCTGCGCAGACTCCCTGCAAGGCTCTAAGTGCACCAAACAGCGAGACTGGCTCTATTTACTGCGTCCCGCCTCGGTCACCATCCAGCCCAAAAACTCCCTCAGGTTTTCTCTGTCTCTGAATGATGTGGGCCAGCGTGTGGACAACCTTTGCCGTGGGCTGCATTTCATAGATCGTACGTGCTCAGAGGGAGAACTGGATATGAAGCCTGAGCATGCTCAGTGTCCCAACAGTAAGCTGTGCAGTGACAATCCGGTCGCCACCCCTACGAGAGAGAGCCCAGATGCTCCACTTTCAATCCGCACCAACCTTCACCTTGTCCCTTCCCTCACTAACAACCACAAGTACATGTTGGGCAATCCATCCGATCCAACTCCTGCTTCTCATCCCAACAGTCTCCTCCAGCCTCTTTCCGCTCCGGGCTCCAACTTCCTTCGTCTCCTCCTTCCCTTCTCCCGATCTTCTACCTCAGCCAGTCTGCAGTGCTCTGAGCTGGGAAGCTACGCATCCCACCTTCACATCACCAAGTCCTGCAGCACTCTGCTTGAAGGCACCGAGTCAGGCTTTCTCTCACAAGGAGATGACATGTTTGAAGTAGAGCATCCCAGATTGCCTACCAAGGGATTGAGCCAGATGGCAACCTCAGAAACGATCAGTGTGTCTGGGACTCTTCTAGCCCCGCTGTGCCATATGGACGAGGACACAGACCTGGAATGCTGTTCGTTGCCTTTGACGGAGAAATCAGAGCCACTGTCAAATTACTCTCTATCAGGGGACTGCTGCAG GATTTGTCACTGTGAGGGAGATGACGAGAGTCCTCTGATCACACCGTGCCACTGCACAGGGAGCCTGCGCTTTGTCCACCAGGGCTGTCTGCAGCAGTGGATCAAGAGCTCAGACACCCGCTGCTGTGAGCTCTGCAAATATGAGTTCATCATGGAGACAAAGCTCAAACCACTGCGCAAG TGGGAGAAACTACAGATGACAGCAAGCGAGAGAAGGAAGATTATGTGCTCAGTTACCTTCCACGTCATTGCAATCACCTGTGTGGTTTGGTCGCTCTACGTCCTCATCGACAGAACAGCggaggaaataaaaaatg CCCGAAGAATCCCAG GTATCTTAGAATGGCCTTTCTGGACCAAACTTGTGGTGGTGGCCATCGGCTTCACGGGTGGACTGGTTTTTATGTATGTCCAGTGCAAGGTCTACATCCATTTATGGAAGAGACTCAAGGCCTACAACCGGGTCATATTTGTGCAGAACCGGCCGGACACATGTAAAAAGCTGGCGCTGGAGAAGCCCCCGCTCATGGAGCCGAGCCTGGAGAGCAAGGAGGCACTGGCCCCCACCCAGTCAGACACAAACTCCTCCCAGTACACAGAGACGGAAGAATACAGTATGGAGGTCCTCCACGTCTGA